In the genome of Methylomagnum ishizawai, the window ATTCGCGGTGCAATTCATGCTCGCCGATCAGCCCGGCGATGGCATGGGCGGCGGCCAGTTTCATCTCCTCGGTGATGCGGGTGGCGCGGCAGGCCAAAGCGCCCCGGAAGATGCCGGGAAAACACAGCACGTTGTTGATCTGGTTGGGATAATCGGAACGCCCGGTCGCCATCACCGCGACATGGGGTTCGGCCTCCTCGGGCATGATCTCGGGTGTGGGATTGGCCATGGCGAACACGATGGGCCGCGCATCCATTTTCCTGAGATCGGCGGCGGTGATGGCCCCCGGCACCGATAGCCCCAAGAACACATCGGCCCCCTCGATCACCTCGTGGACCGTGCCGCGCTCGCCGTCGGGATTGGTCATTTCGGCATAGGCGAGCTTGGCCGGGTTCATGTGTTCTGCGCGGCCCCGGTACAAAGCGCCGAGTTGGTCGCAACCCACCACGTTGCGCACCCCCGCCGCCATGATGATCTTGGTGCAGGCCACGCCCGCCGCTCCCACGCCATTGACCACCACCTTGATATCCTCCATGCGCTTGCCGACCAGCTTGAGCGCGTTCAGCAAGGCCGCCAGCACCACCACCGCCGTGCCGTGCTGGTCATCGTGGAACACCGGGATATCCAGTTCCTCCTGCAAACGCCGCTCGATATCGAAACAGCGCGGCGAGGCGATATCCTCCAGGTTGATGCCGCCGAACACCGGGGCGATGGTCTTGACCACGCGCACGATCTCGTCCGGGTCTTGGGTATCCAGGCAGATCGGGAAGGCGTCCACCCCGGCGAATTCCTTGAACAACATGGCTTTGCCCTCCATCACCGGCAAAGCCGCCGCCGGTCCTATATCGCCCAAGCCCAGCACGGCGGTGCCATCGGTGACCACGGCCACGGTGTTCTTCTTGATGGTCAGGGTGAACAGCTTATCGGGGTCGCGGTGGATGGCCTCGCACACCCGCGCCACGCCGGGGGTGTAGGCCATGGACAAATCGGCGCGGGTTTTGAGCGGGGTTTTCGACACCACTTCGATTTTGCCGCCCAAGTGCATGAGGAAGGTGCGGTCGGACACATTGACCACCTCGACGCCTTCGAGGACGCGGACGGCCTCGACGATGGCCTCGCCATGGTCGCTGGAACCGGCATCGACCGAGATATCGCGCAGCACGTAATCCTGGCCGACCCCGACGATATCGATGGCCCCGATATCGCCGCCCGCCCGGCCTATGGCGGTGGTGACCTTGCCGAGGGTGCCGGTTTTGTTGGAGAGGCGGACGCGCAGGGTGAGGCTGTAACTGGCGCTGGGGGTATGGACGGAAACTGGGGAGGGAGCGTTCATGGGATTCCTGGGGTTGGGGCATTGGAATCCAGGATCATAGCCTATCGGGGAAGCGGGCTGTTCCATCCCGGCGGGAGATGGTGCGCTTCCCGGTTCCACGGGAAGCGCCCATGCCGGGACCGGCCCGGTCAGCGCAAAGCCTCCTCCACCGTGGCCGCGAACAACACCTGATCGATCCAGCGCAGCAAGGTCTCGGGGTCGGCTTGGTGGATGCGCTCCAAATCCTGTGCGGCCAAGGGACCGAACTTACGGCCCAACTGCCGGACCAGCAATTCCACACGCTCTTCCTGGCGTCCCTCTTGGCGCCCTTCTTGGCGCCCTTCTTGGCGCCCTTCTTGGCGCCCTTCTTGGAGTCCCTCTTGCCATCCCTCCTCGTGCCCCTTTTGCCGCCCTTCCTCCAAGCCCTGCTGCTTCCAATCCCGGGTCCATTCCACCACTCTTTCGGCTAGCATACTCTTCACCTCGCTCAGTTCGTTCAGGTTCTCGAAATCCACCCCCGGCATCCGGCCTGGTAAGAACACCCGTTTCAGCCACGCCGTGAAGGCCCGCCGTAGCGAGCTTTGCTCCGGTGCCTTGAGCCAATCGACCAAGGCCGCGACCACCCGGCCCACGTCTTCCGGCGCACGGCTGTTTTCCAGGCGGAACAAAGCCGCCGCCAGGTTCCGCAGTTCCAGTTCGCTCCCGGACAGCCGCCCCTCGTCCAGCAGGAAATAGCGGAGTTGGGGCCGGTAGCGTTCCAGACCGCCGGGCACCTGGGCGATCAAATCCCCGATGTCCTGCGCCGCGTCCCAAGCTTTACCACCGTTGTACAGCACCAGCGGCAGGACCGGCGGCAGCTTCCCCGCAGGGGTCAATTGCCCGGCACGGATCAAGTCTTGATAGAGCAAGCCCAGATAGGTCAGGACACGCACCGCCATGAAACCGTCCACCCTGGATTGGAATTCCAGCAGCAGGTACACGTACAGCCATTCCCGCCCCCAGCGTACCTTCCACACCACATCGTCCGAGCGGTCGCGGAGATCGTCGCTCACATAATGGCCATTGACTTTTTCCAGGCTGGAGAAATCGAGTTCCCGCACCCAATCTTCATGCACGAAGCCGCGCAAGAGGTCCGCCACCATCTCGGCGTGGGAGAACAGCAGCTTGTAGCCGTGGTCGTGGTCCACGGCCTAATTGCCCCGTTTCAAGGCGCGGGCCAAGGCATCCGCCATCGCTCCTTGCAGCTTGGGTTCTTCCGGGCGCGGCTTGTGGCGGGGTTTGTCGCCGCCCTTGCCCGCCGTGGGCGCGGGACGCGGATTGGGCTTGCCCGCCGCGCCCGCTTCCGGCTTGGCCTCGCTCTTCATGGTCAGGGAAATGCGCTTGCGGGCCACGTCCACTTCCAGCACCCGGACCTTGACCACGGCACCGGTCTTCACCACCTCGGCGGGGTCTTTCACGAATTTATCGGCCAGATGCGAGATATGCACCAGCCCGTCCTGATGCACGCCGATGTCCACGAACGCCCCGAAATTGGTGACATTGGTCACCACGCCTTCCAGGGTCAGGCCGGGTTTCAGGTCTTCCAGCTTATCGACGCCGTCCATGAAGCGGGCGGTCTTGAATTCGGGGCGCGGGTCGCGACCCGGTTTTTCCAGTTCCTTGAGGATATCGGTGACGGTGGGCAGGCCGAAGCGCTGGTCGGTGTAATTCTCGGCGTTGACGCTCCGCAAGAACTCGACGTTGCCGATCAATTCGCCG includes:
- a CDS encoding malic enzyme-like NAD(P)-binding protein: MNAPSPVSVHTPSASYSLTLRVRLSNKTGTLGKVTTAIGRAGGDIGAIDIVGVGQDYVLRDISVDAGSSDHGEAIVEAVRVLEGVEVVNVSDRTFLMHLGGKIEVVSKTPLKTRADLSMAYTPGVARVCEAIHRDPDKLFTLTIKKNTVAVVTDGTAVLGLGDIGPAAALPVMEGKAMLFKEFAGVDAFPICLDTQDPDEIVRVVKTIAPVFGGINLEDIASPRCFDIERRLQEELDIPVFHDDQHGTAVVVLAALLNALKLVGKRMEDIKVVVNGVGAAGVACTKIIMAAGVRNVVGCDQLGALYRGRAEHMNPAKLAYAEMTNPDGERGTVHEVIEGADVFLGLSVPGAITAADLRKMDARPIVFAMANPTPEIMPEEAEPHVAVMATGRSDYPNQINNVLCFPGIFRGALACRATRITEEMKLAAAHAIAGLIGEHELHREYIVPSVFDRRVAEAVAREVEEAAYHSGVARRAAM
- a CDS encoding Rpn family recombination-promoting nuclease/putative transposase; the protein is MDHDHGYKLLFSHAEMVADLLRGFVHEDWVRELDFSSLEKVNGHYVSDDLRDRSDDVVWKVRWGREWLYVYLLLEFQSRVDGFMAVRVLTYLGLLYQDLIRAGQLTPAGKLPPVLPLVLYNGGKAWDAAQDIGDLIAQVPGGLERYRPQLRYFLLDEGRLSGSELELRNLAAALFRLENSRAPEDVGRVVAALVDWLKAPEQSSLRRAFTAWLKRVFLPGRMPGVDFENLNELSEVKSMLAERVVEWTRDWKQQGLEEGRQKGHEEGWQEGLQEGRQEGRQEGRQEGRQEGRQEERVELLVRQLGRKFGPLAAQDLERIHQADPETLLRWIDQVLFAATVEEALR